A stretch of DNA from Pseudoliparis swirei isolate HS2019 ecotype Mariana Trench chromosome 5, NWPU_hadal_v1, whole genome shotgun sequence:
aggaatttgtgTTGGTGTATTGGTGCATACATAAACATAGCAAGATAAAATACTCAAGCATTTTTATCTATATTGATTTACCACTTATGGGCCATTGTTCTTTTACTCTTGAAACTTTTACTTTTATGTTGTCAATTAACATTAGCCTTTTACTATCATTATACCTTTATTACATTCCTTTTATTAATTTGCAATtgctgttttattttctcttcattAATGCCATATTTATGTAGCTTTCCTAAAActattgtatatataattacCATTGTTGGATGGAGCCTGGGACTTTAAATGATCATTGCCAACAACTGCTCTCTGTATTTCGTGTGCACATACTAAATAAAGAACATGATACCGAACATGATACTTGCAGAACATGTTTCTAGTTGTGTAAGACATGATTCAGttaatttatttcttatttttctggAGACGgaacgagaaaaaaacaacaaagcaaaAGACGAAAACATTAtgaatttaaattatatatgaaCATCAGTTGTTGTTCAAATAAGAGTGGTTAtaatcatgataataataataatgcaagtTGTCAACACATTGTTTTCATAAGtagtttaaaaatatgtttagaTTAATAATTTCACCACTGCCTGTGGTATGCCTGCCTCGCCTGTAGGTGGCAGCAGTGCGCATGCACTAGCGTGCCTCTGCTCCAatgtagtagaagaagaagaacaaacttTTACCGGAAGAGTCCCTTCCTAACCGCTAGCTGCTGAGCTATCTGCGTATCACGCCTCATTTACAGATGTATTATTATGTCTCCTGACTCATTGTTATCTTGTCAAGTAGCTGCCGGTGTTTCTATGACTACGGGCAGTTAACAAACGGACGGGCTGCTTTTTGTCGCCCGGGTCCTCCGGAGCTCTCGGAGAGATGCAGAGCGCCGCAGCCGGGTCCCGGCCCCTGTTCGGCGGCGCGCTGTCGGCCGTCTTCCCCCGCGGAGCCCAAGACGCCAGCGAGCTGAGGGAGATCCCGGACAACCAGGAGGTGTTCGCCCACGAGCGCACCGACCAGAGCCTGATCGTGGAGCTGGTCGAGTACCAGGCTCAGGTGGCGGACCGGGACGCCGCCCGGTATCACTTCGAGGACATCGCGGGCAGCAATGAGGCTTCGGAGCCGGGCGCCGGGTTTGAAGTGACCGGCGTCGCGCGCATGTGCGAGTCCGAGCTGTCCCTCGCGCACTGCGGCTCCGCCTGGACGCTGACCGGCACGCAGCGCGTGTCCAAGTTCAACGAGGAGGCGAGGAACACGGTGACCCTCCGGCTGGCCGTGTTCCGGCTGCCGCGGTTCTCCACCGACGTCCTGATCACCTTCAACGACCCGCAGAGGATCGACCCGGAGAGCAGCAGCGCCGCGGCGGCGGAGACGCGCTCCGGGGCCCGCTGGACGGAGCAGGACTTCCGGCGCTTGTTGCGGACTCTGACTCTGCACAACCCCGGGCTGTTCGGCTAGAACTACGACCGGGGGCCTGGTTGAGAACACGTTTTAGGACTGCTTTAAACAGCAGGTTGTTTTGGATCGCCACCAGTAGTGGTTCCCCGCGCATGCGCTGTTCTGCCCTTGATGTTGTTCTGACATCTAAAAATTTAATTGATGACCAAACATTTCACCGTTTCGTCTTAATAAAAGTGTCCAAATTGTAAATATTTGACcgcatttcattattttaacGGGTAATTGTCTCACAGATCATAATTAATGTGCAGTGAAATAGGAGGTTTTGGGACATAATGTCATCGATGTGCACAATTTCCTCCCCCAGATCCCAATCTCCCACTCACTCTGGCACTCCAGAAATAGTTCCac
This window harbors:
- the rangrf gene encoding ran guanine nucleotide release factor yields the protein MQSAAAGSRPLFGGALSAVFPRGAQDASELREIPDNQEVFAHERTDQSLIVELVEYQAQVADRDAARYHFEDIAGSNEASEPGAGFEVTGVARMCESELSLAHCGSAWTLTGTQRVSKFNEEARNTVTLRLAVFRLPRFSTDVLITFNDPQRIDPESSSAAAAETRSGARWTEQDFRRLLRTLTLHNPGLFG